One segment of Primulina tabacum isolate GXHZ01 chromosome 6, ASM2559414v2, whole genome shotgun sequence DNA contains the following:
- the LOC142550194 gene encoding DNA polymerase-like → MEEKNSTSFPGTNVSITSYALLPGGNMTLLSLNRGFRIFSPNCSLVVLATDSSYELKVYRGDKLLMRFRDSCTMLTSPLNTLAKTLCPELGSKGSLPHDILNKSNIMIYSDQLIPYLKQDILLLGGVMLKAQDLYRSQYHIDIEEVMTISSLSLKIFRMNYLDDDIFPIHIPTQNQDSFIRRGYYGGHFDVYKPYGENLHYYDVNSLYPFIMKSYPMPCGIPVWHNKLESVGLDSLFGFIEAYVVCPTTISKPFLPYKDKNGTLLFPTGKFIGVYYSEELKFARDLGYDIIPLRGYLFEKKSSPFEGFISHLYESRQEAKKAGDEAMTFIYKLLMNSLYGRFGMNPESTVTEICNQDKYEELMKKDNFQSAEKLTDHYYIVNYTVNSTIVDDTEWKAPKMSAVQLSAAITACARIYMYPFISRPDCYYTDTDSIVLGSPLSDNLISSLELGKFKLECNVRKGIFLAPKSYMLEIEEDRHIIKHKGPAKELVTSDWFQRLLDNFSLTEQIPTSANFRIDWKELRIVKKDLLLKLGLPRSTKRDNVYDSNNVWIDTKPIEVIDIGSQDATTILKYELLRMNDESVSQETNDESVSQSTTLQPTLYNTKAEAKKARMAKA, encoded by the coding sequence ATGGAAGAGAAAAATTCTACATCATTTCCTGGTACTAATGTGTCGATCACCTCATATGCTCTGTTACCTGGTGGCAACATGACATTATTATCCCTGAATAGGGGGTTTAGGATTTTCTCACCTAACTGCTCTTTGGTTGTATTAGCGACGGATTCATCCTATGAGTTGAAAGTATATCGTGGCGATAAGCTCCTCATGCGTTTCAGAGATTCATGCACAATGCTCACTAGCCCTCTTAATACATTAGCCAAGACCTTATGTCCTGAATTAGGTTCCAAAGGCTCTTTACCACATGATATTTTGAATAAGtctaatattatgatttatagtGATCAATTGATACCCTATCTTAAACAAGATATCCTTCTATTAGGTGGTGTGATGTTGAAGGCTCAAGATCTTTATAGGTCCCAGTATCATATTGATATCGAAGAAGTGATGACAATTTCCTCGCTATCCCTCAAAATCTTTAGAATGAATTATTTGGATGATGATATCTTTCCTATCCATATACCTACTCAAAACCAGGATTCCTTTATTAGGCGTGGTTATTATGGCGGTCATTTTGATGTCTATAAACCCTATGGCGAGAATCTTCACTATTATGACGTAAACTCCCTATATCCGTTCATTATGAAATCATATCCTATGCCATGTGGTATACCAGTCTGGCATAATAAATTGGAGAGCGTAGGATTGGATAGCTTGTTTGGCTTTATTGAGGCCTATGTTGTATGTCCAACTACTATATCAAAACCATTCTTGCCCTATAAAGATAAAAATGGTACTTTACTCTTTCCTACAGGTAAATTCATAGGAGTCTATTATAGCGAAGAGTTGAAGTTTGCACGTGATTTAGGTTACGATATTATCCCTCTTAGAGGATATTTGTTTGAGAAGAAGTCAAGTCCATTCGAAGGCTTTATCTCACACCTTTATGAAAGCAGACAAGAAGCTAAGAAAGCAGGTGATGAAGCTATGACCTTTATCTATAAGCTTCTTATGAATTCCCTATATGGTAGATTTGGTATGAATCCTGAAAGTACAGTAACAGAGATCTGCAATCAAGATAAATATGAAGAACTGATGAAGAAGGATAATTTTCAATCAGCAGAGAAGCTTACCGATCATTATTATATTGTCAATTACACTGTCAATAGTACCATAGTTGACGATACAGAGTGGAAGGCTCCTAAGATGTCAGCCGTTCAATTGTCTGCAGCTATAACGGCTTGTGCTCGTATTTACATGTATCCTTTTATTTCCAGACCTGACTGTTATTACACTGATACTGACTCTATAGTTCTAGGAAGTCCTTTATCTGACAATTTGATTTCATCCTTGGAATTGGGTAAGTTTAAACTGGAATGTAATGTAAGGAAAGGAATATTCTTAGCACCTAAGAGTTATATGCTCGAGATAGAAGAGGATAGACATATTATTAAACACAAAGGTCCTGCTAAAGAGTTAGTCACATCAGATTGGTTTCAAAGGCTATTAGATAATTTCTCTCTAACTGAGCAGATACCCACATCAGCTAACTTCAGAATAGATTGGAAGGAACTCAGGATTGTAAAAAAAGATTTGCTCCTCAAACTAGGACTACCACGGAGTACTAAAAGAGATAATGTCTATGATTCTAATAATGTATGGATAGACACTAAACCTATAGAAGTAATAGACATAGGAAGTCAAGATGCTACCACTATTCTCAAATATGAACTATTGAGGATGAATGATGAATCAGTCAGTCAGGAAACTAATGATGAATCGGTCAGTCAGTCCACTACTCTTCAACCTACTCTCTACAATACAAAGGCGGAGGCTAAGAAGGCTAGGATGGCTAAGGCTTAG